The proteins below are encoded in one region of Ferroplasma acidiphilum:
- a CDS encoding NAD(P)/FAD-dependent oxidoreductase produces the protein MTKLLVLGGRFAGLTAAYTAKRLLGDKVDVTLINNTPYAAFRPGMPHVSIGVFKAEDLEVDLATALPAKGIRFVLGTVNAIDAKKNKVEYSAPDGKKENITYDYLVVAFGAKLGVEHLNGWDDYGSSVCEPDFATALHEKLEKFEGGNIAIGSGVFYQGTLKPRGKYPENWASVADSACEGPIFEMSLMIPAYLKKRGIMDKTHITIFSPGEEILTDIAKESRGVVKSLFAQAGFDTVWNFKLKELKKGEIVSEDGKTIKADIAIVLPPYEANDAVKNSTPDLFDDGGFVVTDEHMRSVKYPNVYSCGDSNQITVPKLGFLAVMTSRIAMQDLANRLGVPTKVDTYTPEVVCIADNPLEGFAIAVNDTTFYGGDEKIAQPSATNHIKKELFTKYFMWTNGDMALDKYLASW, from the coding sequence ATGACTAAATTACTTGTTTTAGGTGGAAGATTTGCCGGATTGACGGCAGCTTATACAGCAAAAAGATTGCTTGGGGATAAAGTGGATGTAACACTCATAAATAATACTCCGTATGCGGCTTTCAGGCCAGGAATGCCCCATGTCAGTATCGGAGTTTTCAAAGCAGAAGACCTTGAGGTAGACCTTGCAACAGCTTTACCAGCAAAGGGAATTAGATTTGTATTAGGTACTGTTAACGCCATAGATGCCAAAAAGAATAAGGTTGAATATTCGGCACCTGATGGCAAAAAGGAGAATATTACTTACGATTATCTTGTCGTTGCATTCGGAGCAAAACTTGGTGTTGAGCATCTGAATGGTTGGGATGACTATGGATCCAGTGTGTGCGAACCTGATTTTGCAACTGCACTTCATGAGAAGCTGGAGAAATTCGAGGGAGGAAATATAGCAATAGGCTCCGGAGTATTTTATCAGGGCACACTTAAGCCAAGAGGGAAATACCCTGAAAACTGGGCATCAGTTGCTGATTCAGCATGTGAAGGGCCAATTTTTGAAATGTCATTGATGATACCGGCATACCTTAAAAAGAGAGGAATTATGGATAAAACACACATAACAATATTCTCTCCTGGAGAGGAAATTCTTACGGATATTGCAAAGGAATCAAGGGGCGTTGTAAAGTCCTTATTTGCCCAGGCCGGATTTGATACAGTATGGAATTTCAAATTAAAGGAATTAAAGAAAGGCGAAATAGTTTCTGAGGATGGAAAGACCATAAAGGCAGATATAGCTATAGTATTGCCTCCATATGAAGCTAACGACGCAGTGAAGAATTCCACACCTGACCTGTTCGACGATGGTGGATTTGTTGTTACAGATGAGCATATGAGATCTGTTAAATATCCAAATGTATACTCATGTGGAGACTCAAACCAGATAACAGTTCCAAAGCTTGGCTTCCTCGCGGTGATGACATCTAGGATTGCAATGCAGGATCTGGCTAACAGGCTTGGAGTCCCAACAAAAGTTGATACATACACACCTGAAGTTGTATGCATAGCAGATAATCCTCTGGAAGGATTTGCAATTGCCGTGAATGATACAACATTTTATGGTGGAGATGAAAAAATCGCACAGCCCTCAGCCACAAACCATATAAAGAAGGAGTTATTTACCAAATACTTTATGTGGACTAATGGCGATATGGCACTTGACAAATATCTTGCGAGCTGGTGA
- the cca gene encoding CCA tRNA nucleotidyltransferase: protein MNYLENKLQEQTPTLQEQEKLKNIVSAIASDIDAICKTEGIDATPLEVGSVSKGTNLKSSDIDLFITFSRSYPVEYIEKKGLEIGHAVLENAIEKYAEHPYVSGSVSGIKIDIVPAFRINEGERIVSSVDRTPLHTIYVKSRTDSKMVHDIRLLKVFLKEINVYGSEVAKSGFSGYICEIAIIAFGTFEKFIQYMANLKGKLIVPENCDKEFNEPVIIIDPVDPTRNAGAAVSVENLSKLKLAAKLYVTRREDILFNPEPVIKYDRKTIMKAFVLKKPDIIDDIIYPQAVRLKNRIWDIFQKSGFMPFSSELYMGENIEILIEYMRNKLPDAQKHMGPPAESNESIKFIDAWKGNSRLMRGPYIIGDRIYVDTKPRYTELEEIIKIELEKSDIGKNLNQYKGEIKVVSGKDVDKLNVAKKFYSKYLF from the coding sequence ATGAATTATTTAGAAAATAAGTTACAGGAACAGACTCCCACATTGCAGGAACAGGAGAAATTAAAAAACATAGTATCTGCTATTGCCAGTGATATCGATGCTATATGCAAAACAGAAGGGATAGACGCAACTCCTTTAGAAGTCGGATCAGTTTCAAAGGGTACAAATCTGAAATCGAGTGATATTGACTTATTTATTACTTTTTCCAGGTCATACCCTGTTGAATATATAGAAAAGAAGGGGCTTGAAATTGGACATGCTGTACTGGAAAATGCCATAGAGAAATATGCAGAACATCCATACGTTTCCGGGTCTGTATCCGGCATTAAGATCGATATAGTCCCCGCTTTCAGGATAAATGAAGGTGAAAGAATAGTATCCAGTGTTGACAGGACGCCACTACATACAATCTATGTTAAAAGCAGGACAGATAGTAAAATGGTGCATGATATAAGGCTGCTAAAGGTGTTTCTGAAGGAAATTAACGTTTATGGTTCGGAAGTAGCAAAATCAGGATTTTCAGGATATATCTGTGAAATTGCAATAATTGCATTTGGCACATTCGAAAAGTTTATTCAATACATGGCAAATTTAAAAGGAAAGTTGATAGTGCCGGAAAACTGTGATAAAGAATTCAACGAGCCGGTAATAATAATTGATCCGGTAGACCCCACAAGAAATGCAGGGGCAGCTGTAAGTGTAGAAAACCTTTCAAAACTGAAACTCGCAGCAAAATTATATGTAACACGCCGTGAAGATATACTTTTCAATCCAGAACCTGTAATAAAATACGATAGAAAAACTATAATGAAAGCATTTGTATTAAAAAAACCGGACATAATAGATGATATAATATACCCCCAGGCCGTACGCCTTAAAAACCGGATATGGGATATATTCCAGAAGTCAGGGTTCATGCCATTCTCATCCGAATTGTATATGGGGGAAAATATAGAAATTCTGATTGAATATATGAGAAATAAATTGCCAGATGCACAGAAACATATGGGTCCACCGGCCGAATCAAACGAGTCTATAAAATTCATAGATGCATGGAAAGGAAATAGCCGGTTAATGCGTGGGCCTTATATTATAGGAGACAGAATATATGTAGACACGAAGCCCAGATATACTGAATTGGAAGAAATAATTAAAATTGAACTGGAAAAATCAGATATAGGCAAAAACCTGAACCAGTATAAAGGCGAAATAAAAGTAGTATCAGGAAAAGATGTGGATAAGTTAAATGTGGCTAAAAAATTCTATTCAAAGTATTTATTTTAA
- a CDS encoding 3-isopropylmalate dehydratase large subunit, translating into MSKTAVEKIFSEKSGTDSKSGDYIVANVDYVMANDITAPIAIDAFNELGMKPKSDKIIIIPDHFVPPKDINSAKQYKKSKDFALENGTWFYDIGHGGVCHQVMMEKGFAAPGRLIAGADSHTNTYGALSAISTGIGSTEAGVIFATGKMWFKIPETIKINLTGKPGKGVEGKDIILHVLSKIKNGGAAYKCMEFSGNIKYIDINERMTMANMTTEAGAKCSFFDTDEKTIEYLNRRNTGSYKIVKSDENADFSQTFNIDMNNIEPSIAIPNSPDNVRIASAIHEKIDQAYIGSCTNGRIEDIRKAAAILKGRKVNRNVRLMVVPASQEVYNQALMEGLINTIVEAGGYFSGTTCGACLGGYMGVLGPDEVCISSTNRNFIGRMGDKTSKVYLANPSIVASSAILGRIGTPEEI; encoded by the coding sequence ATGAGTAAGACAGCGGTAGAGAAAATATTTTCAGAGAAGAGTGGAACAGATTCAAAAAGTGGCGATTATATAGTGGCAAATGTGGATTATGTAATGGCCAATGATATTACAGCCCCAATAGCCATAGATGCTTTTAACGAACTTGGCATGAAGCCAAAAAGCGACAAAATAATAATTATACCGGACCATTTTGTTCCGCCGAAAGACATCAATTCTGCGAAACAGTATAAAAAATCCAAGGATTTTGCGCTTGAGAATGGAACATGGTTTTATGATATAGGCCATGGAGGCGTCTGCCACCAGGTTATGATGGAGAAGGGTTTTGCTGCACCGGGAAGGCTAATAGCAGGTGCAGATTCCCATACAAACACATATGGTGCACTGTCAGCAATTTCTACCGGCATAGGAAGTACAGAAGCAGGCGTAATATTTGCTACTGGCAAAATGTGGTTCAAAATTCCTGAAACAATTAAGATAAACCTTACAGGAAAACCTGGAAAAGGCGTAGAAGGGAAGGATATTATACTGCATGTATTATCAAAAATCAAAAACGGTGGTGCAGCATATAAATGCATGGAATTTTCCGGAAATATAAAGTATATTGATATCAACGAAAGAATGACAATGGCCAATATGACAACAGAAGCAGGAGCTAAATGTTCATTTTTTGATACAGATGAAAAAACAATAGAATATCTGAACCGGAGAAATACAGGCAGCTATAAAATAGTAAAATCAGATGAAAATGCTGATTTCTCTCAAACATTCAATATTGATATGAATAATATAGAACCCTCTATTGCAATTCCCAATTCGCCTGACAATGTTAGAATTGCTTCTGCAATACATGAGAAAATAGACCAGGCATACATAGGGTCATGCACGAATGGGAGAATAGAAGATATAAGAAAAGCAGCTGCAATACTGAAGGGCAGGAAAGTTAACAGAAATGTCAGGCTTATGGTAGTTCCTGCAAGCCAGGAAGTATATAACCAGGCACTGATGGAAGGACTCATAAATACTATAGTGGAAGCCGGTGGCTATTTTTCAGGAACAACATGCGGTGCCTGCCTCGGCGGATATATGGGCGTACTGGGCCCTGATGAAGTATGTATATCTTCAACAAACAGGAATTTTATAGGGCGGATGGGAGATAAAACTTCTAAAGTGTACTTAGCAAACCCGTCAATAGTTGCATCATCAGCCATACTTGGAAGAATTGGAACACCGGAGGAGATATAA
- a CDS encoding isocitrate/isopropylmalate dehydrogenase family protein, with amino-acid sequence MVDIAVIPGDGIGKEIIPQACDLVTSIDPSVNFTFYNISSERYINEGITIKDSEIDELKSYNSIFFGAIGDFRVKPGIMEQGVILRLRKELDLYMNIRPAISFSRITGNNIHMTILRENKEDFYSDISGSLNEHKLFRQKGNFYNYNIDINSESDDTIYYTMGFLSRKNLKRFFNMAYKIADTETVTITDKANAVDMYSLWREIAIEESEPAGKKINFEYADSLAYNMINNPLKYRYIIAPNLYGDILSDMSSAMVGGLGYAPSGNIGDYSSMFEPVHGSAPDIAGKNIANPVASILSCIMMLKHLNQTETAGIMEKSVENVIRNGTIPIESGGNAGTHEFINKVKNYCTMTKNNI; translated from the coding sequence ATGGTAGATATAGCTGTCATACCGGGTGATGGCATTGGAAAGGAAATAATACCACAGGCCTGTGATCTGGTAACCTCTATAGACCCATCAGTTAATTTTACGTTTTATAATATATCGTCTGAAAGATATATTAATGAGGGCATAACAATAAAAGATAGCGAAATAGATGAATTAAAAAGCTACAATTCAATTTTTTTCGGTGCCATAGGTGATTTCAGGGTAAAGCCAGGAATCATGGAACAGGGTGTCATACTCAGGCTCAGAAAGGAACTGGACCTTTATATGAATATCCGCCCTGCCATCTCATTTAGCAGGATAACAGGGAATAATATACATATGACAATTTTAAGGGAGAATAAGGAGGATTTTTATTCTGATATTTCAGGATCATTAAATGAACATAAACTGTTCAGGCAAAAAGGAAACTTTTACAATTATAATATTGATATAAATTCTGAATCAGACGATACTATTTATTATACAATGGGCTTCCTTTCAAGAAAAAATTTAAAACGCTTTTTTAATATGGCATACAAAATTGCTGACACTGAAACTGTGACAATTACAGATAAGGCCAATGCTGTAGACATGTATTCATTATGGCGTGAAATAGCTATAGAGGAATCAGAACCTGCCGGTAAAAAAATAAACTTTGAATATGCGGATTCACTTGCTTACAATATGATAAATAACCCGTTGAAATACAGGTATATAATTGCTCCAAACCTATATGGGGATATACTTTCAGATATGTCCAGTGCTATGGTAGGGGGCCTCGGGTATGCACCAAGTGGCAATATAGGCGACTATTCGTCTATGTTCGAACCGGTACATGGCAGTGCGCCTGACATAGCAGGGAAGAATATAGCAAATCCTGTAGCATCAATACTTTCATGCATAATGATGTTAAAGCATTTGAACCAGACAGAAACTGCAGGCATCATGGAGAAATCAGTAGAAAATGTAATAAGAAATGGTACAATTCCAATAGAATCTGGAGGCAATGCCGGGACACATGAATTTATAAATAAGGTGAAAAATTATTGCACAATGACGAAAAATAATATTTAA
- a CDS encoding homocitrate synthase family protein has product MYFYGGGSYSDFFNMGEYSRMGYEFNRENISIFDTTLRDGEQTPGVSFNTDQKYKIAKMLYDAGVNIIEAGFPAVSNDEMKSIKKINHDMENICSLARCNRNDIDKVIESDSRIIHLFIATSDIHMKYKLKKTREQVFDSIMESIDYARSYGMRIIFSPEDATRTSMDFLKQIVSSIKVETINFPDTIGIMNPISMYYFINKIKSFTSTGISIHCHNDFGMATANTLAGLMAGANEAQVTVNGIGERAGNASLEEVVSSIYGFLNSYTDIKMEKLYSISKYVSAASGIIPQKNKAITGENAFSHEAGIHVQGIINNPKTYEAINPEIFGLNRRIVIGKHSGKAAIKYILENNGMHKTDDEIDNILQIVKKEGNKTIDDKFLLEVARNE; this is encoded by the coding sequence ATGTATTTTTATGGTGGCGGAAGCTATAGCGATTTTTTCAATATGGGTGAATACAGCAGAATGGGCTATGAATTTAACAGGGAAAATATAAGTATATTTGATACAACACTGAGGGATGGAGAACAAACACCCGGAGTATCATTTAACACAGATCAGAAATATAAGATAGCAAAAATGCTGTATGATGCTGGTGTCAATATAATAGAGGCTGGATTTCCTGCCGTTTCTAATGATGAAATGAAATCAATAAAAAAGATAAATCATGATATGGAAAATATATGTTCACTGGCAAGATGCAATAGAAATGATATAGATAAGGTAATAGAGTCAGATTCTAGAATAATACACCTGTTTATTGCAACATCGGATATCCATATGAAATATAAATTAAAAAAAACCAGGGAACAGGTTTTTGACAGTATAATGGAATCTATAGATTATGCAAGGAGCTATGGCATGAGAATAATTTTCTCTCCAGAAGATGCAACACGAACCAGCATGGATTTCCTTAAGCAGATAGTTTCCTCCATTAAGGTTGAAACTATAAATTTTCCAGATACTATAGGCATAATGAATCCAATCTCCATGTATTATTTTATCAACAAAATAAAATCATTTACCAGCACCGGCATAAGCATCCATTGTCATAACGATTTTGGAATGGCTACAGCCAATACCCTTGCAGGTTTAATGGCCGGTGCAAATGAAGCCCAGGTAACAGTAAACGGAATCGGTGAGAGAGCTGGAAATGCCTCTTTAGAGGAGGTTGTGTCATCAATTTATGGATTTTTAAATTCATACACAGATATAAAAATGGAAAAACTATACAGCATATCAAAATATGTCAGTGCAGCAAGCGGAATAATACCTCAGAAGAACAAAGCCATAACAGGAGAAAATGCGTTTTCACATGAAGCTGGCATACATGTCCAGGGCATAATAAACAACCCGAAAACATATGAGGCTATAAACCCGGAAATTTTTGGGCTCAATAGAAGAATAGTTATAGGCAAGCATTCCGGGAAGGCAGCAATAAAATACATACTGGAGAATAATGGTATGCATAAAACGGATGATGAAATAGATAATATATTACAGATAGTGAAGAAAGAAGGAAATAAAACAATTGATGACAAATTTTTATTAGAGGTGGCAAGAAATGAGTAA
- a CDS encoding MoaD/ThiS family protein, whose amino-acid sequence MIEIIGKEKRKIHIEESKKLSDIYSAFNIDEDGFVAILNGNPATSDAIVNPEDNLVFLEIFSGG is encoded by the coding sequence ATGATAGAAATAATAGGAAAAGAAAAAAGAAAAATTCACATTGAAGAATCTAAAAAACTTAGCGATATCTATAGTGCTTTTAATATAGATGAGGATGGATTTGTGGCTATACTTAACGGTAACCCCGCAACTTCCGATGCTATTGTAAATCCTGAAGACAATCTGGTATTCCTTGAAATTTTTTCCGGTGGATAA
- a CDS encoding LeuD/DmdB family oxidoreductase small subunit, with product MVNNIKGRAIVLGDNVDTDQIIPAKYLNTSEPDKLAPHFMENEYPDLAANIMKGDIIVAGKNFGSGSSREHAVITIKGLGISCIIAESFARIFFRNAINTGIPVIEAKIEATEYGEISIDFDKSIIMHNGITTQFKEYPEFLRNIIDSKGLVNYVWSGKW from the coding sequence ATGGTAAATAATATAAAAGGAAGGGCAATTGTATTAGGAGACAATGTTGATACAGATCAGATAATACCGGCAAAATACCTTAACACATCTGAACCGGATAAACTGGCACCACATTTCATGGAAAATGAATACCCTGACCTTGCGGCAAATATTATGAAGGGCGATATTATAGTTGCAGGGAAAAATTTCGGGTCCGGTTCAAGCAGGGAGCATGCAGTAATAACAATTAAAGGCCTTGGCATATCATGTATTATTGCTGAAAGCTTTGCAAGGATATTCTTTAGAAATGCAATAAATACAGGGATACCGGTAATAGAAGCAAAGATAGAAGCTACAGAATATGGTGAAATATCAATAGATTTTGATAAAAGCATTATAATGCACAATGGCATTACAACACAGTTTAAAGAATACCCTGAATTTCTCAGGAACATTATAGATAGCAAGGGTCTTGTCAATTATGTGTGGTCCGGGAAATGGTAG
- a CDS encoding nascent polypeptide-associated complex protein, producing MNPRDVRRMMNQMGIKSTEMPDVKEVILKGKDKDYIIENASVTMIEAQGQKTFQVLGTMKEKPKSASVEEFDDEDIKLVMSQCNVSREKAIEALRKADGEPAQAIIDLGN from the coding sequence ATGAATCCAAGGGACGTAAGAAGGATGATGAACCAGATGGGAATTAAATCCACCGAAATGCCGGACGTTAAGGAAGTTATACTGAAAGGTAAGGATAAAGATTACATAATAGAAAACGCCTCTGTCACCATGATAGAGGCACAGGGGCAGAAAACATTCCAGGTTCTGGGCACCATGAAGGAAAAACCCAAATCGGCATCTGTTGAAGAATTTGATGATGAAGATATAAAACTTGTTATGTCCCAGTGCAATGTTTCAAGGGAGAAAGCAATAGAGGCACTCAGGAAAGCTGATGGGGAACCTGCACAGGCAATTATAGACCTTGGAAATTAA
- the glnA gene encoding type I glutamate--ammonia ligase, translating to MQDEESFIEKLKKDEVEFLQLQFTDISGSVKSLTIPHNRFEDVIYNGVMFDGSSIVGYKQIEDSDMKAVPELSSYTILTNENYAGKTVRFVCKIFNSDGTRFEGDPRYILEKQVEKLTKENKTYYLGPELEYFLFKQDENGEPTIEPSDYGGYFDKEPLDRAFTVKQEIIRKLEGLHYYPEASHHEVAYSQHEIDVKYSDAVTMADRIIMIKSVVKETANEYGYYATFMPKPVKGVNGNGMHVHQSIFSGDENLFYNESNKYGLSDYAMHYLGGILNNVADASLVLASTVNSYKRLVPGYEAPVYIAWANRNRSALVRIPAAPPKGKRMELRFPDAAGNQYLQFAAILGMGLDGIENKINPPEAIEKNIFEMDLAERQKNGIKSMPGSLGQAIESFRNSELMKKIFGESVFNNLLRIKENEWNEFRSEVTDWEINKYLDIY from the coding sequence ATGCAGGATGAAGAGTCCTTTATTGAAAAGTTAAAGAAAGATGAAGTTGAATTTTTGCAACTGCAATTTACAGATATTTCTGGCTCAGTTAAATCATTAACCATACCACATAACAGGTTTGAGGATGTTATTTACAACGGTGTTATGTTTGATGGGAGTTCCATTGTTGGATACAAACAGATAGAGGATTCCGATATGAAGGCAGTACCTGAATTATCATCCTATACCATTCTAACCAATGAGAACTATGCAGGGAAAACTGTAAGGTTTGTATGCAAGATATTCAATTCAGATGGCACAAGGTTTGAGGGAGACCCAAGGTATATACTGGAAAAGCAGGTTGAGAAGCTAACAAAGGAAAATAAAACCTATTATCTGGGCCCTGAACTTGAATATTTCCTTTTCAAGCAGGATGAAAATGGTGAGCCAACAATAGAGCCAAGCGATTATGGCGGTTACTTTGACAAGGAGCCACTGGATAGGGCATTCACGGTAAAGCAGGAGATAATAAGGAAGCTTGAAGGGTTGCACTATTACCCGGAAGCATCACACCACGAGGTAGCATACAGCCAGCATGAGATAGATGTAAAGTATTCAGATGCTGTTACAATGGCAGATAGAATAATTATGATAAAAAGCGTTGTAAAGGAAACTGCCAATGAATATGGATATTATGCTACATTTATGCCAAAGCCGGTAAAGGGTGTAAATGGCAATGGAATGCATGTGCACCAGAGCATATTCTCAGGCGATGAAAACCTCTTCTATAACGAATCAAACAAGTATGGATTAAGCGACTATGCAATGCATTACCTTGGTGGCATACTTAACAATGTAGCAGATGCATCACTTGTCCTTGCATCAACTGTAAATTCCTATAAAAGACTGGTACCGGGATATGAAGCACCTGTATACATTGCATGGGCAAACAGGAACAGGAGTGCTCTTGTTAGAATACCTGCTGCACCACCAAAGGGAAAGAGAATGGAGTTAAGGTTCCCTGATGCTGCTGGAAACCAGTACCTGCAATTTGCTGCAATACTTGGCATGGGCCTTGATGGCATAGAAAATAAAATAAATCCTCCGGAAGCAATTGAGAAGAACATATTTGAAATGGATTTAGCGGAAAGGCAGAAGAATGGGATAAAGTCCATGCCAGGTTCACTTGGCCAGGCTATAGAATCATTCCGCAACAGTGAATTGATGAAGAAAATATTCGGTGAATCTGTATTCAATAATCTGCTGCGCATAAAAGAAAATGAATGGAATGAGTTCAGGTCAGAGGTCACGGACTGGGAGATTAATAAGTACCTGGATATTTATTAA
- the gcvT gene encoding glycine cleavage system aminomethyltransferase GcvT has product MEVKNSTPLRTALYDEHKKLNATMIDFHGWDMPLQYTSIIKEHMSVRNDVGMFDISHMGDIVISGPGSDNYVDYIFPSRISLLKNNECMYTAFLNPSGNMIDDTIIYRLSGEKFFLIPNASNIDKIYKWMIDNKKDYDVTIENYSNIISHIAVQGPKSVDVLKNLGMEFPEQFKFLYSDAKKYNAITGKNEIIISGTGYTGEKGVELIVPNELAADMWNSVLNEVKKLNGLPCGLGARDTLRMEKGMLLSGQDFNENKNPYEASISFIVNIDHEFIGKEALMKQKNEYTDIFRGFKLENRNIPRNGFNIYINGNIEGTITSGTVSPILNTGIGLGYINRKYSKSGTEAFIKIRDNMVKAEIVKPKILK; this is encoded by the coding sequence ATGGAAGTGAAAAATAGTACCCCCCTGAGAACTGCTCTTTATGATGAACATAAAAAATTGAATGCTACAATGATAGATTTCCATGGATGGGATATGCCGCTTCAATATACATCCATTATAAAAGAGCATATGTCTGTAAGAAACGATGTTGGAATGTTTGATATTTCACATATGGGCGATATTGTAATATCCGGTCCGGGATCAGACAATTATGTTGATTATATTTTCCCATCCAGGATTTCATTATTAAAGAACAATGAATGTATGTACACTGCATTTCTTAACCCATCTGGGAATATGATTGACGATACAATAATTTATAGATTATCCGGTGAAAAATTCTTTTTAATACCAAATGCGTCCAATATCGATAAAATTTATAAGTGGATGATAGATAATAAAAAAGATTACGATGTAACAATAGAAAATTATTCAAATATAATCAGCCATATTGCAGTACAGGGCCCTAAATCTGTAGATGTTTTGAAAAATTTAGGAATGGAATTCCCTGAACAGTTTAAATTTTTATATTCAGATGCAAAAAAGTATAATGCAATAACTGGAAAAAATGAAATAATAATATCAGGAACAGGTTATACAGGTGAAAAAGGTGTAGAACTTATAGTTCCAAATGAACTTGCAGCAGATATGTGGAATAGTGTATTAAATGAAGTTAAAAAGTTGAACGGGCTTCCATGCGGACTGGGCGCCAGGGATACCTTAAGAATGGAAAAAGGAATGCTATTATCCGGACAGGATTTTAATGAAAATAAGAACCCATATGAAGCGTCTATATCTTTTATTGTCAATATCGACCATGAATTTATTGGAAAAGAAGCTTTGATGAAACAGAAAAATGAGTATACGGATATTTTTAGGGGATTTAAACTGGAAAACCGGAATATACCGAGAAATGGGTTTAATATATATATAAATGGAAATATAGAAGGAACAATAACAAGTGGAACTGTATCTCCTATTCTAAATACGGGGATTGGATTGGGATATATTAATAGAAAATACAGCAAAAGTGGAACTGAAGCTTTTATCAAGATAAGAGATAATATGGTAAAAGCTGAAATTGTAAAGCCAAAAATTTTGAAATAA
- a CDS encoding DUF1641 domain-containing protein codes for MMSEDEQLEKLMKPEYISSLTRAIELIRKLDNLGFLDVISGILSDDETLKTVFSLLTSDDVLSLTTKTDSVMVLLKIMSEEKNVKALSNLLEIVTVIQNKGLIDPVMGILKDDAAMGAIMGLLSNDFTMNLLMNEKPILASLGTLDLSVAPHYVNMIKAVENAIKTDTVTPVGGMMGTLRAMKDEDAQKGLGIVFSILRSLGKTCSDEFNCSAKK; via the coding sequence ATGATGTCTGAAGATGAACAGTTAGAAAAATTGATGAAACCGGAATATATTTCCAGTTTGACCAGGGCAATTGAGCTTATAAGAAAGCTTGATAACCTTGGCTTTCTCGATGTAATATCCGGAATATTGAGTGACGATGAAACTTTAAAGACAGTCTTCAGTCTACTGACAAGCGATGATGTACTATCACTTACTACCAAAACAGATTCAGTAATGGTATTGCTAAAAATAATGTCAGAGGAGAAGAATGTAAAGGCGCTCAGCAATCTGCTTGAAATAGTAACAGTAATACAGAACAAGGGCCTGATTGATCCAGTTATGGGGATTCTGAAAGATGATGCTGCAATGGGAGCTATTATGGGACTGCTGTCCAATGATTTTACCATGAATCTTCTCATGAATGAGAAACCAATTCTTGCTTCCCTTGGAACACTGGACCTTAGCGTTGCACCGCATTACGTAAATATGATTAAAGCAGTAGAAAACGCGATAAAAACTGATACGGTAACGCCTGTTGGGGGTATGATGGGAACTCTTCGCGCAATGAAAGATGAAGATGCCCAGAAAGGCCTTGGAATAGTATTTTCTATACTGAGAAGCCTTGGAAAAACATGCAGTGATGAATTTAACTGCTCTGCCAAAAAATAA